A stretch of DNA from Deltaproteobacteria bacterium:
TGACGGCTTTTTTTGTAATCCCGTTCCTTCACGACGCTCATTTTGCGAACCACGGACAGCTCGGGTCGATTCATGATGTCCTCGTAGTCCAGCTGGCCGGGCATCTCCGATATCTCCCCATGCGCCAGAGCGGGCAGCCCCTCGGGGGGCACCATGTCGGAGCCGATGGCGGTGTTCAGGGAAGCGATGGCCAGTTGAACGCCGTTGTTGCTCCGAATCAGGTCTTCCCGTGCCTGGGCCAGCTTGACCTCGAGGTTGAGCACGTCGGTCTTGACGGCCGAACCGGCTTTGAACCTCTCACGGGCCACCCGCAGGTTTTCCTCCAGGCTGACGACGGACTCCGCCTGCACCTTGACAAAGGCCTGGGCCTGCAGGACACCATAGTACCCTTTGGTCACCTGATGAATCAATTCATTGCGTACCGCGCTAAGCTGCAACTCGTGCACCTCCCTGCCGATCTCGGCCATCTCGATGCCGATGACGTTGACACCGCCGTTGTAGAGCCGATACTTCAACCCTACGGACAGGCGCATGTTGTCCGTGGGGTCCGGTTCGTTGGGATCGAAGGTGGGGCTCATCATGTCGAGGTCGCGCTGGTTTAGGGTCATCATGAACGCCTGGGGGGGGTTGTCCGTATAGGCATAGGAACCGGCCAGATAGAGCCGCGGGTAATAGGCCGACTTGGCCTGTTCGATCGCAAACCGGGCGGCATTGATTCTTTCCACTCCGGCCTGAATATCGGGATTGTTCTTCAGGGCTGCCGTCACACATTCCTCCAGACTGGCGGCCTGCAGCGTTTCCATTGTGCCGGCAAGCAGCACAACAGCCGACAACAGCCCCCGCGCCCAAAAAGAGAAAGCCCAACGCCTCATCCGTGGTATCATAACATCTCTCCCATCGATTTGTTCAACCTAAATTGAGCGTTCAAATTTTAGGTTAAATTAAAAAAAGGATTGCCCGGTCATTTTAATACAAATACATCTTTTGTCAACGACCGGGCAACCTCCTGGTACGGATGCAACCACCGCTTTAAAGCCCGGGCTTAGCCCCAGTGGGGTTACCCCTTTTTCTATTTAAATGCTTCTCCGGACTTCATGCCGAAAAGCTTGACGACTTTAGCGGCGGGACAGAACCCTGTAAACGCCGATTGCAGCAGGTTGGCGCCCACGAAGGCGGTGAACCAAAGCCAGTAGGGACTGTGCACCTGCGACAGCAGCAGGCTTACTAGAACCATGAAGCCACCGAAAGCAAATATGGCACGATCTATGTTCATAAGGACCTCCTTTATAATATCGGTATCTTTTTTTTCATTTCCACGGCCGAAAATCGAACCGATCATCTCTACGAGGAGGTTAGCAACAACGATGCCAATATTCGCTTCTGCCTGACAATAAGGATCCCGACACGCGCGCTTTAATATAACTGACTAATATATATAAATAATTTCAACCAAATCTCGTCTCGCGGCTCCCCGTGCTAAACGGTTGAACAACGCTTTTGACGAAAATTATGTCTCACCCTATAGCCGATACATGTCTCATTTCACCTGAATCACTCAGTTCAAATCTCTTTCAACCTCAACATTGCAGCGTTGAGGTAAACCTGGAGATCGAGAAACCAGCCGGCACACGATCAGACCACCTCGTACACCGGGCCGACCGTGCCCATATTTTTCAGCTTCACCCCCTCGATCTCCTTCAGCGCAACCGTTTCCCCGACCCTGCGGGCCGTCTCCCTGCCGACCAGCACGCGCCCCCCCTGGGCATAGTTGGAAAGCCTGGCGGCCAGAACCGTCACCGGCCCCGAAGCGGTAAATGTCCAGCGATCCCATTCCCCACCCCTCAACTTGGTCGATCCCAGGTACACCTCTCCGGAACTGATGCCGATGTTGACCGTTATGGGCAGAAAGCCCTTGTTGCTGCTTTCTCCGTTGTGGCTTGGGCAGCAGTTACGGATATCCAGGGCCGCCCTGACGGCATTTTCGGCATGGTCCCGGGTTCCGGTACCCAGAAAGATGACCATCATACCATCACCTGCGGTTTCGTTGATATCCCCGCCGCGCTTCTTGATCAAGTCGAAAAAAATGGAAAAATAGTGTTCTATGGTGCGATTGATGGTCTCGTAGGGATATTTTTCGGTCAACACGGCAAAGCCCTCGATATCGAGGAACAGTACCGAGGCATCCTGGATATATTTATTCAACAGCTCCTTTTCGGGATTTTCCTCGATCATCCGTTTGGCTGTTTCCGGCACGAAGTTGGCCATCACGCTTTTGATTTTGTTCAAGCGCTCCTTTTCCCGCGACACCTGGCTGTGCTTGGCGTCGAGGTCCGAAATGGTTTCCTCCCCCTTCTGGACAAAATACCTGAGCAGCACAAAGGTGATGGAGGTCACGCCGCCGATGTTGAACACAAAAGAGACCGCCGAAACCGTTTCCGGAATGTGTTGCTCCGGTAAAGGGAAAAAAATGTCGAAAAAAAGTTCTATCAGGGTCAGCGCCAGATAGACGATAAACCACGGCCACGCCCGAGCGGGGCCTGAAAACATCAGGGCACCGATAGGGGCCAGTACCGACCAGATCATCACCGCGCCGGATGGGCCGAAGCCGCCCAGACTCCACTGGACCAGAAAGGGAATCAGCAGAATCAGGCCAAGCTGGATGCAACGGAAAATGTCATAACGCTTCGAACCGAATAAAAAGAGCAGCGTAAGGATGGAGAGGCCGCCGTAAGCATAGGGAATGAGCGCGGTCGTTTTCAAACCGAGCAATAGATATGTCGTCCCCCAGAAAAAGCTCAGCAGGGCATAGAGAGATACCAGCAGCATCATGGCTGTTTTGCGAATAACCTGTCCGCGGGTATCGTCGGGTAAGCATCCTGCCTTCACGAAAATGGTTACGAAAGAATCCAACATGATCGGTGACCGAAGCTTCCCTGAAATCCGATGCGCTTCTTTTAAGAGCGTCCCGGAACTAAAATTTAGGTGTTAAGCGCGATGAACACAAGTGCTTCCATAATAATGAGGTTCGAAAAATTTTACAACCGTTCACGACAAGAGACTTGAATTTTTGCAGCAACTGGGTGAGAATGAATACTGGCATCTTCACGGCCCCTCACCTACCCAAAGCCAAGGCACGGGGCCACCTTGGCAATACCCGAACGGAGTTGAACGACTATGACACGTCCTCGCATAACCTGGCACCTTCTGGCCGTTTTTATGATGTTGTCCCTGTACCCGCTGAGCGCCTCAGGCATCGAATGGAAAGGCCAGGACTGGAACGTTAATCTGAACGGCGCTTTCAGGGTGAGTTACAACAGCGACGACATCGGCACGGAAGGAAGGGCCAACTCGACACCCGATAAAACGTCCAACAACTACCTGTCCGGCAACGTATCCCACATTCAGCTGACCGGCAGGCGGACGCTCAGTATGGGTTTCGAGGGGATCTTCAAAACGGAGTGGGGCCTCGACCCCACCGACACCGGTGACGGAAACTCCTTCAGGGACCTGGAGCAGTACCTGGGCCTGGACAGTCGCTTCGGCACGCTGCGGGCCGGAACCATTGTAACCCCTTACATGCAGACCGGCATCACGATGGACCCGTTCCAGCGCGACGCTTTAGCGGCACGATTTTTCCCGGAAATCCAGTCTGGCCTGCACAGCCAAACCGGCAAGGGCAGGGGCCGCTCGACCAACACCATCCGCTTCGACTCTCCCGTCTCGTCCCGGGGGATAGCGGCCCAGATCTTTTACGGGCTGGATGAAACGCCGGACAACGACAACAGTTTCGGCACCGGACTGTCCTACAATTCCCGCTACCTGTCCCTGTTCGCCCAATGGTATGACAACGGTGAACCCGGCAAGGACGAGGCCTACAAAATCGGTGGTGAAATCAAGGCAGGGGACGTTTCCCTTTTCGGACAGTATGAATTCGACGAGGGGTTGGTTTCCCTGGCGGACAATCTGTCGCCGCTTGACACGTCCGAAGAGGATATTACCGCGGAAGACAATGACACCCACGGCGCGGACACCTGGCATGCAGGCCTCAAATACGCCAACGACAAGGTTGTTCTGATCACACAGTACGGACAACGGCAGGATTCAAAAAACGGGCTTAACCAGGAAGACGGCCTCACCGGATGGCTGGTGGGTCTCGGCATCTACGTGGATAAATACGTCTATCTCTACACCGGGTACGCACGGAAGGATTACAACGACACCAGCGATGACGACAGCCGGTTTACCGTCGGGGCGGCCCTGCGCTTTTAACGCCTGCAAAATGATGCCGATTTACCCAGCGCTGCACCTATGGGGTTTATTCCACCCGTCGTGACGCCAGGGCCTCAAGCGCGTCTTCGGCCGCCTCCCGCAATTCATTGTTCTCGGTTGCCCGCGCCACTGATGCCAGGAATGAAGAGGCCTCCTGATTGCCGCACAGGCCGATGACATACAGGGCGTCGCCCTTCACCTGATCGTCCAGCTCCTCGAAACGTTCCACGAGGGGGGCCGCCGCCTGTCCGGCCACGGACATGTTTCTTTCGGCCACCTCCTCCATCGCCGCCATGGCCCCCAGGCGCACGGAAAACTCTGCATGCGTGAGAAGATCGACAAAAGCCGGAAAAACGGTCTTTGCGGTCAGCATCATTTCCGAAAGGCCATAGGCGTTTCCATCCTGAATCATCCCCTTCAGTGAAGCAACACCCAGTTCGGCAGGATTCCTGTCGACGATGATCTCCACAAGCTCCGCAAGGTCGACGGTCGCCGTCCAGCGGAACCGGTCGTCCAGTATCAGGGTCGGCAGAGACTTGACCCTGTCCGCTCCGGCCGTTTCCGGAAAGGCGGGCCCGTCGACGACGGTGAGTTTCAGGCGCTCGTTCGCCAGGCAGAGCGGATAGATCTGCCGAAACATCTGAGGGCAGTGCGGGCACATGGAGGATACATAAAGGGTCATGGATGCCGGAGCGGCAACCGATGCCAGCCGGTCCCCGACAACCTCGGGGACCTTTGCCGACGGCGTCCCCACAGCGGCCAGAAGCTCGACAAAGGGTTTGAATTCGGTGCCTTCGGGCACGCCGCCGTACCCAATCGAGTCGGTGAGTTCGATTAGCGGCAGCGGCCGCTGGTCGTCCCATTCGCGGCGCACACCAATTTTGGGAGCCAACGACGTCAACGCATCACAGAAAGCCGCCATGGCCCTTCCCATTGCATGGCCGTTCTCAACGAGGCGGATGGTGATCTCCTTTTCCAGCGTTGCGTTCAGGCTGCCGATCTGTTTTTTCTCGGATGGGGTCATGAAACTTCGAGTCCTTTCTAAATTAACAAAATCCTTCAAACAATCATCCCACCGGATGAATCAAAAACCATCGTGTCTTTCCTGTTTTTATTCTTGTGCCATTTCGTGATAACATACACGCGCTACGCTGTTCATATCATATGTAACATCAATTTTCATTATGAACCACGCGCAGTGCTATACCTTGCTGGAAATTCAGCCGGGCGCCGGATAGAACAGCCCGTTCGCCGCAGTCTTGCCGACCGTGAAATTTCGGGGTACAACATAGACCTTTATCTTAAACCGTCGCCCCTGAACGAAAAGGACAAACATTGCACCTTAGACTTTTAACAATACATTTTCTTACCCGATCACTGGGATATGTGGAAATGACCGTTCGTCGAATGGTATGTTGTTATTAAATCCACGGAATGAAATTTATTATGGACCTGAAAAGAATAGACGCCTACCAGTGGGAGCTGCCCCGGTCGGGCAGCATGCGGGTACCCGGCAGGGTGTTCGCCGACGAGGCCATGGTCAGGGGGCAACGGCGGAACGAACCGCTGATACAGGTGGCTAACGTCGCCCGACTCCCGGGTATTGTCAGGGCATCCATGGCCATGCCGGACATGCATTGGGGATATGGTTTTCCCATCGGCGGTGTTGCCGCCTTTGACTGGCATAGCGGCGTCATCTCACCCGGCGGTGTGGGATACGACATCAACTGCGGCGTGCGTCTGGCCACCACGGCGCTCTTTGAAGAAGACGTGCGTTCGCGGATCGAAGAACTGGTCAACGCACTCTACAGGCATATTCCCTCCGGCGTCGGTTCCACCGGATCGGTGGATCTGACCTTCAACGAAGAAAAAAAGGTGCTCAGGGAGGGAGCCGCCTGGGCTGTCAGGCAGGGGTTCGGCATCGAGGACGACCTGGAGCACACCGAAGACCGCGGGTGCATGCCCGAAGCCGACCCCGGCGTGGTCAGCCAGCGCGCGCTGGAGCGCGGCAAAAAGCAGTTGGGAACCCTGGGCTCCGGAAACCACTTCGTCGAAGTCGGTGTGGTACAGGAAATATTCGACCCTGAAACCGCCGGTGTTTTCGGCCTGACCTACGGCCAGGTGACCCTGATGCTGCATACCGGTTCCAGGGGGTTCGGCTACCAGGTGTGTGACGATTTCCTCGCCCATATGGTGAAACATGCCGGCAAGCTCGATTTTGAGCTGCCCGACCGCCAGCTGGCCTGCGCCATGATCGAATCCGCGCCGGGAAGACGCTACTACCGGGCCATGTCCTGCGCAGCGAATTACGCCTGGGCCAACCGCCAGATTCTGCTCCAGCGCTGCCGCGACGTATTCATGCAGGTCATGGGCGTCGGCCCGCGGAGCCTTGCGATGCACCTGCTTTACGACGTGTGCCACAACATCGCCAAAAAGGAGCCCCACGATGTCGAAGGAGAAAAGAGGATCCTCTGCGTACACCGCAAAGGGGCCACGCGGGCGTTTCCGCCCGGCCACGAAGCCCTGATCGGACCCTACCGCCAAACCGGGCAACCCATTTTGATACCCGGAGACATGGGCACCGCCTCCTACGTTCTGGCGGGAACCGCCAAAGCCATGCAGGAAACCTTCGGCTCCACCTGCCACGGCGCCGGAAGGCTGCTCAGCCGCAAGGCAGCCAAAAAACAGAGCCGCGGCAGATCGATTCAGCGGGAATTGGAAGACCGCGGAATTCTGGTGCGCTGGACGGGTAAAAGCACTCTGGCCGAAGAGATGCCCGACGCTTACAAGGACATCTCACAGGTGGTCAATGTGGTGCACGGCGCCGGCATATCCCGCAAGGTGGCCCGGATCAGGCCAATCGCCGTCATTAAGGGATAAAAACTTGCCTGAAATTTGATGATAATTTGGTAAACTGGAATTTGAAAATCATCCATTTTATCATCAAATTTCACCCTGTGGGCAAGCCAGGAATAATTTTTAAATTCCTGTCACTACCCGCCCATGACGATCGAACATCAATAGATGGTTTTCTTTGTGACCTTTGTGCCTTTGTGGTTGGTTTGGCGCTCTTGCCGTTAAACAAGTAGCCACATAGCCACAATAGCGATGGCGATGCGGTAATAGCCGAACAGCGTAAGGCCGTACCGGTTGAGGTAGCCCACCATCCACCTGACCGAAAGAACTGCGGATGCAAAGGCAGACAAGAGACCCAGCGTCATGGATGAAAGATGGAAGACGTGTACCATTTCAGGACCATGTTTCAACACATCGTAAAAGGAAGCGGCACTTAGGGTCACGGCCCCTAACAGAAAGCTGAATTCCACGGCGCCCGCCATGGAAAGCCCCATGAAAAGCCCCCCCAGGATGGTGGCCAGGCTCCGGCTCACGCCCGGCCACATGGCAAAACATTGGGCCACGCCGATAAAAAGGGCCATGCGCCAGCTGATCTCCTCCAGGGATTTCCCCTGATGCAGGTCCCGGGACCTTTGCCGGAAAATATACGTGAAAACAAGAATGACAATTCCGCCGACCACCCAGCCGACGATAACGGGGTAGGTGCCGAACAGACGGCCTTTAATTTGATCCTCCAGGGCAAGGCCGATGACCACGGCCGGCAGAAAGGCCAAAATCAGGTTCGCCATGAGCTTCCTGCCGGCGGCATCCCCCTGAAAAATACCCCGGTACAGCAGCATGAAGCGCTTCAGGCAAATCACCAGGATGGCCAGGATGGCACCGAACTGAATGACGACGATGTAGGCATTGATGGCTGATTGCACCTGACCGTCCCCCCCCATCCCCATCATCTCCTTGGCAACCAGCAGGTGCCCGGTGGAACTGACGGGCAGATATTCGGTCAGGCCTTCGACCACCCCGAGCACAACCGCACGGCCGATTGAAAGTTCGTTCCCCGATGTGGCGGCGTTGCCGGCCGCCCATCCCGGCCCGGCCGACACGAGTATGGTCAGCAGCGTCAGGGTGAGAATTTTTCGGATATGGCCCGTCATATGCATCGTATCGGCTTTCATAAATTTTCATACCCCGTTGAAGGATTTGAGCGCATCGAGCGCCGGTGGTCTGTCAATATCGATGCATGAGAAATATTGATAAGCAAGGACAATGTCAAGCAAACGACCGGGGGTCGGCATCTTTTACCCTGGGCATACGCTTTGGTAATTGACAGGGAATAGGCTTGAGGCTACATTTGTCGGGCCTCGTTGTATTAATCGTGGCTGTTGGAAACCCCACGCTGAGAGGTATTCACCATTCAATGCGAGCGATTGTTTCTCTTGAAAGGAGCGTCATGTGATCAATTCGGAAATGTTCAGGGAATACGATATCAGAGGAATCGCCGGCAAGGACATGGACCCCGACGACGTGGCGGTCATCGGCAGGGCCATCGGCACCTATCTCCTGCGGCAGGGCAACGACAGCATCACCGTGGGGCAGGACTGCCGTACCACCTCCCCGCTCTATGCGGAGAAATTGATCCAGGGGCTGACCCAAGCCGGCTGCGATGTCGTCGATATCGGCATCTGCCCGACCCCGGTGGCTTATTATTCCATTCGCCGACTCCAAAAAAAGGGCAACGTCATGGTGACAGCCAGCCACAACCCCCCCGCCTACAACGGCTTCAAGATATGCAGCGGTTTCGATTCCGTGTACGGTGAACAGATCCAGCAGATTCTCAAATTCATCACTGAAAACGATTTCGAAAGCGGCAGGGGCAGCGTGGAGGCAATCGACGTGATACCCGACTACAAGGCCCACTTGCTGGAAAACATCACCATAGACCGGCCCCTGAACGTCGGCATCGATGCCGGCAACGGTACCGCCGGGATTACCGCGGTGCCCATCATCAAAAATCTC
This window harbors:
- a CDS encoding RtcB family protein, giving the protein MDLKRIDAYQWELPRSGSMRVPGRVFADEAMVRGQRRNEPLIQVANVARLPGIVRASMAMPDMHWGYGFPIGGVAAFDWHSGVISPGGVGYDINCGVRLATTALFEEDVRSRIEELVNALYRHIPSGVGSTGSVDLTFNEEKKVLREGAAWAVRQGFGIEDDLEHTEDRGCMPEADPGVVSQRALERGKKQLGTLGSGNHFVEVGVVQEIFDPETAGVFGLTYGQVTLMLHTGSRGFGYQVCDDFLAHMVKHAGKLDFELPDRQLACAMIESAPGRRYYRAMSCAANYAWANRQILLQRCRDVFMQVMGVGPRSLAMHLLYDVCHNIAKKEPHDVEGEKRILCVHRKGATRAFPPGHEALIGPYRQTGQPILIPGDMGTASYVLAGTAKAMQETFGSTCHGAGRLLSRKAAKKQSRGRSIQRELEDRGILVRWTGKSTLAEEMPDAYKDISQVVNVVHGAGISRKVARIRPIAVIKG
- a CDS encoding TolC family protein, translating into MIPRMRRWAFSFWARGLLSAVVLLAGTMETLQAASLEECVTAALKNNPDIQAGVERINAARFAIEQAKSAYYPRLYLAGSYAYTDNPPQAFMMTLNQRDLDMMSPTFDPNEPDPTDNMRLSVGLKYRLYNGGVNVIGIEMAEIGREVHELQLSAVRNELIHQVTKGYYGVLQAQAFVKVQAESVVSLEENLRVARERFKAGSAVKTDVLNLEVKLAQAREDLIRSNNGVQLAIASLNTAIGSDMVPPEGLPALAHGEISEMPGQLDYEDIMNRPELSVVRKMSVVKERDYKKSRHENYPTLDAYGSYDVDTGDLDTFEGSYMLGLMAEWEFFSGFQGSNKTESTKAEWQAAKYDEKKVYNNLRLDLYQAHLKANEAWQRLQVTRKSVESAEESFRITSERYKGGVADITVLLTAQVGLTTQKTRDVAAYYDYLSALSNLERARGNAIVKYAP
- a CDS encoding porin encodes the protein MTRPRITWHLLAVFMMLSLYPLSASGIEWKGQDWNVNLNGAFRVSYNSDDIGTEGRANSTPDKTSNNYLSGNVSHIQLTGRRTLSMGFEGIFKTEWGLDPTDTGDGNSFRDLEQYLGLDSRFGTLRAGTIVTPYMQTGITMDPFQRDALAARFFPEIQSGLHSQTGKGRGRSTNTIRFDSPVSSRGIAAQIFYGLDETPDNDNSFGTGLSYNSRYLSLFAQWYDNGEPGKDEAYKIGGEIKAGDVSLFGQYEFDEGLVSLADNLSPLDTSEEDITAEDNDTHGADTWHAGLKYANDKVVLITQYGQRQDSKNGLNQEDGLTGWLVGLGIYVDKYVYLYTGYARKDYNDTSDDDSRFTVGAALRF
- a CDS encoding DUF2892 domain-containing protein; the protein is MNIDRAIFAFGGFMVLVSLLLSQVHSPYWLWFTAFVGANLLQSAFTGFCPAAKVVKLFGMKSGEAFK
- a CDS encoding adenylate/guanylate cyclase domain-containing protein, with amino-acid sequence MLDSFVTIFVKAGCLPDDTRGQVIRKTAMMLLVSLYALLSFFWGTTYLLLGLKTTALIPYAYGGLSILTLLFLFGSKRYDIFRCIQLGLILLIPFLVQWSLGGFGPSGAVMIWSVLAPIGALMFSGPARAWPWFIVYLALTLIELFFDIFFPLPEQHIPETVSAVSFVFNIGGVTSITFVLLRYFVQKGEETISDLDAKHSQVSREKERLNKIKSVMANFVPETAKRMIEENPEKELLNKYIQDASVLFLDIEGFAVLTEKYPYETINRTIEHYFSIFFDLIKKRGGDINETAGDGMMVIFLGTGTRDHAENAVRAALDIRNCCPSHNGESSNKGFLPITVNIGISSGEVYLGSTKLRGGEWDRWTFTASGPVTVLAARLSNYAQGGRVLVGRETARRVGETVALKEIEGVKLKNMGTVGPVYEVV
- a CDS encoding undecaprenyl-diphosphate phosphatase — protein: MKADTMHMTGHIRKILTLTLLTILVSAGPGWAAGNAATSGNELSIGRAVVLGVVEGLTEYLPVSSTGHLLVAKEMMGMGGDGQVQSAINAYIVVIQFGAILAILVICLKRFMLLYRGIFQGDAAGRKLMANLILAFLPAVVIGLALEDQIKGRLFGTYPVIVGWVVGGIVILVFTYIFRQRSRDLHQGKSLEEISWRMALFIGVAQCFAMWPGVSRSLATILGGLFMGLSMAGAVEFSFLLGAVTLSAASFYDVLKHGPEMVHVFHLSSMTLGLLSAFASAVLSVRWMVGYLNRYGLTLFGYYRIAIAIVAMWLLV